Proteins from a genomic interval of Indicator indicator isolate 239-I01 chromosome 1, UM_Iind_1.1, whole genome shotgun sequence:
- the VTCN1 gene encoding LOW QUALITY PROTEIN: V-set domain-containing T-cell activation inhibitor 1 (The sequence of the model RefSeq protein was modified relative to this genomic sequence to represent the inferred CDS: inserted 2 bases in 1 codon), translated as SNSMTAVIVILAAVIVLVIGFGLEGKHSITVTTLTSPGNIGQRGVLGCTLEPDIQMSSIVIQWAKAGVAGLVPEFRSGKDQLQEQDVLLQGCMAVFADQLVGGSASLELREVQPSDAGTYQCSVTVARGSGAAELQYRKGAFSIPKVRLENSSSGDTLRCEAPRWFPQPAVRWTAHSDSGEHLPHVANTSYEPNAENXTLKVVSFLHNVTANVTYTCVIENNIAKATGNIKVTDFTITRRTNLQLVNLNAKSVSSSLPACHWTLLLPLYLLLI; from the exons TCAAACAGCATGACTGCAGTTATTGTCATCCTAGCTGCTGTGATTGTCCTGGTCATTGGATTT gggttggaag GAAAACACTCCATCACCGTGACGACGCTGACATCTCCAGGGAACATCGGCCAGCgtggtgtcctgggctgcacttTGGAGCCCGACATCCAGATGAGCAGCATTGTGATCCAGTGGGCCAAGGCGGGGGTAGCCGGGCTGGTTCCTGAGTTCAGAAGTGGGAAGGACCAGCTGCAAGAGCAAGACGTGTTGCTTCAGGGCTGCATGGCAGTGTTTGCGGACCAGCTGGTTGGTGGCAGCGCTtcgctggagctgagggaggtgCAGCCCTCCGATGCTGGCACCTACCAGTGCTCGGTCACCGTGGCCAGAGGGAGCGGAGCGGCAGAGCTGCAGTACCGAAAGGG AGCTTTCAGCATTCCCAAGGTCCGCttggagaacagcagcagcgGGGACACGTTACGGTGCGAAGCACCACGCTggttccctcaacctgctgtgCGCTGGACAGCCCACAGTGACTCTGGGGAGCACCTACCTCACGTTGCCAACACCAGCTATGAGCCGAACgctgaaaa cactctgaaAGTGGTTTCCTTTCTGCACAACGTTACTGCTAATGTCACCTACACCTGTGTGATTGAAAACAACATTGCCAAGGCTACAGGCAACATCAAAGTGACAG ATTTCACCATTACAAGGAGGACCAACTTGCAGCTGGTGAACCTGAATGCAAAGTCAGTGtcttcctcccttccagctTGTCACTGGACACTTCTGCTTCCCCTGTATCTGCTGTTGATATAA